The sequence below is a genomic window from Nitrososphaerota archaeon.
AGAGATGATCACTTTCTGTTGATACAAAATTAAAGAAAATTCAGAAATGGTAATGTTGCTTAAGAGTAATTTGTCAAGTTGAAGTTAAGGTAAGAACCCTTTAATCCATATGTAGACGGTTTAAGGGAGAGACATTGCATCGGGATATTCTTGACATTTTGCTAAGGATGTTAAGCTGTAAAACCGAGATTAACCTCCCCAAACCGGCTCCTAGCCTTCATTTAATGGATAATCGCTGATCGTCTATCCACAACACGGAATCCTTGCCAGCATGGACAATTGTGTATTGTGTGAACTTATATACAGGAACGTAATACATTTTCAGCTATATGTCTGACGTGATCACCGTAAGACTCGATAGAAGAACGAAGGAAAAGATAAAGAAATTCGATATCAATATCAGCGAGGCGGTAAGGAGGGCACTTGAGGAAGAAATCCGCAGACACGAAACTGAGGAACTTACCAGAAAACTCAAGGAGATGAAGCGTATTCTCAAGAAAATTCCTGACAAAGAACTTGTGAGAGTGGTCCGAGAGACAAGGGATCGGCGGTAGCGGGAGATATGCCTTATTTGGTGGACTCCAGCTCTTTGATGATTCTCATAAAGAATATGGAAGAGAGGAAAGCGACAAAGCTGATGCAGGATTCCAAAATACTCGACCTAACGTATTATGAGGCTGGGAACATGCTCTGGAAGCATAGTGGCCTTCACAAGTATGTGAGTAAGCAGGATTTAGCCAACCTAACTGACCTGACCAAGGATGTTTTGAGGAAACTTGAGAGGATATCGGCGGAGTCCGACGATCTTCCGCGGATCTTGGAGATTGCGAATAGAGAGAAACTTACATTTTACGATTCGAGCTACCTATACATTGCAGTGGCAAAGGGATTATCGTTAGTGACTGATGATTTTAAGCTTGCCAAAGCTTCACACAAATATATAACGACAAAGACTGCTTCAGAAATGGTTTAGGTCATCTTCTGATTTCCTGCTAAACCGACTCCGCTAACAATTAATAGAGATCCCAATCCCTTCTAACGGTGGAGAGAAATAGAAACCTAATACTTGAACACGAGGATAAAAGAAACTTGAGAAATGTAGATACTACGCTACATCAACAGCTTTCTTAAACATTCAAGTCAGTATTGCGAGCGAGAATTAGGTGAAAGTATGAACGCGTGTCGGCCGTAACCCTCTTTCTGTTCTAGGCAGGATTCAGCTAGGCAGCCTACCCAGGTCTCTGGCATGACTCACAGACCCTTGTTTGGCCTTGCTCCGCGTGGGGCAGCCGTTTCAGTCCTTGCTGGGAACCTCAAGCTTGCGCCATCATAGTACTCCAGCTTGGATATCGTTTCTGTTCTGTTGCCATCGATCTCTCAATATGCTTCACAGCACCACGCCCATGCCCGGAGAGAGGAGTTTCCACAGGAGTCCCCCGTGACCCGCCCACCGACTCGCGTTCTCTTTGAAATGCGTAATGGTTCTAGTTA
It includes:
- a CDS encoding type II toxin-antitoxin system VapC family toxin produces the protein MPYLVDSSSLMILIKNMEERKATKLMQDSKILDLTYYEAGNMLWKHSGLHKYVSKQDLANLTDLTKDVLRKLERISAESDDLPRILEIANREKLTFYDSSYLYIAVAKGLSLVTDDFKLAKASHKYITTKTASEMV